Part of the Melitaea cinxia chromosome 6, ilMelCinx1.1, whole genome shotgun sequence genome is shown below.
aaaacaGGTCAACATCTCAATGTTTATTTCAGCActttattatcatcatttcagcctatcgcagtccactgctggacataggcctccacaagttcgcgctaaaaatagcgtgaactcgtgtgttgcccataatcactatgctgggcagtcgggttggtaaccgcagggcttgatttgtcgcaccaaagacgctgctgcccgtcttcggcctgtgtatttttcagtttgaaataattcattttttttcttctattacgTAGTACAAAGTCGTAAGTAATTTAATAAGTGTGTAATCAAGAAACTTCCGTACCTCATTTTCTATCGTTGCTGGACCATTAGCTTTGAATCTAAGTGTTTCTTTGCCCGATCCGTAAGTTGGTTTTCTACCAGACCTTGCACTGCCACTTTTAGGTCCTATGCTTCCAAAACCACTTTTTAACGGCTCCACTAATCTTATAGTAAATGTAGTCCCTTTAGgtatatcttttaatattttagccACTTCATAATGTCTTTTGCCAACCATGTTCTCTTCATTTAATCGTTCAATGTGATCACCAACCTGAAGATACAACATGAACTGACATTTAATAGGATAATAGTTTACTTCCGTTTGTTGTGAGGTGAATGATCTGTCTGAAATATAGGGCAATTTAACCGATTGATGTGCTTTTTCATATCCAGTAAAGATGATAATGTGTACCTAACAACTATCTTCATAATAAGACActgattatttttgaaaataatacagTGATTTTGGCTTTACGTTTCGTTATGAAGAAGTATACAGATTTATGTtccgaaaaaataatcaaatgacATTTAAAACAACACgagttttacatttttgtttaaatgaaGTTTATCAccgtaaaattaaatcatttttatttacaaataaaataattctttgcAAGCATTTCAGTATTCTGTAAATGAGAAATCTTCTagagaatttaaatataaattaggtatatctacgcttgtttttttttttgtaaaaaataatagataaagcattaaacatttttattatttaacaaattctCAAATCTGCttaaaattaaagtgtttaATACAAATctctttacaaaaaaagtattaataaaacacgattttttttattgatagaaCATATTAGATACTTATAATTGGCATTGATGATGTGTGTAATGTGCATGTTTAAGTTTCGTTTCTTTTAATTGCTCTAATTTTTCATTGCCATAATGACTAACGTGTACTAACACAAGGAATGTTGACTTACCTCTATATGCGGTATTCTGGAAACAATGGATCCTTCCTTTATTCTCTTTATGAAGGCATATCCTGCTCCGTTGTCAGTAATAGTTAAACCAAGAGCGTCTTCAGTTTTAACTATTTCAATTTCCTTTGGCCGACCTTTTCTATGTGCAAAAATGAAATCTTCTAATCCTATTTGACCACCGAGTAATTTCTTCATATCCACTTTATGTGTATTTAGAGTGCAAAATAAAATCTGAAACCATAAAATCAATTATGAACGTCAACATTTCCTTTTAATCCAATTAGTTAAGGAAATCCTATTTAACACGCCAAAATGTGGCGTGGTTGTTGatgattaattatttctattcttATTAGGCTATATGGTCCGGGAGCCAGTGACAGATTTTCATGACCAATTTCCTCCCAATCGAAACTTCTCGTCGCCAGCCGTGGGTGGGGCGGGGAATAGCAGCCACCCACGcatgaagaaaaagaaaagatttttttagtaatttaatccCACTTTAAAATTTGTAGGATTATAGTTAAGATATTAAtcttgaagaaaaaataaagtcaaCTGACCATAACATGGTGGATTATACTCCAGCTGGCTGCTtaaacatgaaataaaaattaaaattgcaatgATTCTCTCAACTAAAAATTTACCTGGTGATAGTTTAAATGCTactatgaatgaaaattaatgtcAGCTGGCTGTATCTCGATGAAAAGTTTGTCAGCTGGTACCCTTAAAAACTTATTGTTACATCTTTCAAGGTACCAGCTGACAAGTTTTCTACCGCTCGGACCAATAGGATAGCTAGCAGACCGCGCGAATTCGACTAAATTAGGCTGTGCTGGGTTTtcttatttaaagaaaaatatcagAAGTTAAgtattagttatattaaatgttagtacctgggtgaccgagcttagctcggtatttttagtaaatcgtgttttttggaaatcatatttaaatacgaattacatatttataaaataatattttttaacggcaataataaaaaatatataaaatcaaaaataaaaaaaatacttataaaataataatgataaaatatgaataatatttttcgattttacctacataataataaaaaataataactggctatgttaattaaaaaataacgaatgcaattggaaaaaaagataaaataataatcgaacTAGATATTTGAGGATTTcaaccgtggtcttttcggtcgatcgcgaccagccgatttcccacccgagctattacaactttattgataaGTGCGTATAccttaccttcgtattctaacgatattgtagccatatTTTTACTGTCTACAAACTGgtataaaacgacattttttaaaaatgattcttagctagatttatttatctcccccgaaatcccctgcatactaaatttcatgaaaatcgttggagccgtttccgagattcagattctatacatatatatagaagaattgctcgtttaatagtattagtcTTTTAACTTTCTTAATACAAAAGGCTGTTTAAAGCAAAAGTACGTAACATCAGATTCCTATCtcaaaattttaaatcgttaaaaccgaatagtttttttatctatattataatcTCATTTTAAATTAGCGAATGGACGACCAAATggacaggtttaacaccggcagcgactaCCGGCTATTACGGGGCACTCTGGATATATGCCTCCGAAAAGAGCGGGCCCACTTGAAGAAATCTACTCTCCggcctacgctgccccaaatactacatatgtggctccgagcagttccaattggaactccaaaaccgattcgattcgctgaaAACTACTTGCGatgtggacgagataaccgacaacgtggtgaagacggtgtttACACTGGGTCGCAGACACTTTCCACCAAGAATGTCAACGAAGCAGACCAAACTTtgtcccgaagccttggatctgatgcggcagatacgcgagttgccggctgcttcgccagaacagagggctctttccaaaaTGATACGGAAACTTACACACCttcgctgctcaaatacgagagagattgctactctgattgagcagaatagggggtccatagttttccaaagaccattggggagaagccttcttgcgaagctcaaaacagcggatggcagaaccgtttgctctcgccctcagatccgagacgaggttgagaatttttatggacagttGTAATCGTCGaacgcacgcaagcctgcgacttgggacaccgaagatccacgggcaccattgttgcgccattctgcggagtgtatcccggattTCGAAGAGGGTGAGATTAGTGCAACGCTCGGGCaacttaaaaacggaagggctcCGGGGGAAGGAGTTACCACTGAGCTCCTTAAAGCCCCAGGGCGACCTTCcctaaaagccttggcaagactctaACGCcatcatccaccgaggtaccacgccgggggcgtggtccaggagtgtggtggtgctgttctttaagaggggcgataagtctctgttgaagaattacagaccgatctcacttctgagccacgtctataagctgttttcgagggttgttacgaatcgtctcgccagaagattcgacgaattccaaccaccggagcaggctgggtttcgaaatggctacagcaccctagaccacatccatactgttcggcagattattcaaaagacggaagaatataatgaaccgctgtgtatggcatttgtagactacgagaaagccttcgactctgtcgagacctgggctgtcctggactctctgcagagatgtcatatcgagtggcgatatatcgaggtactgagatgtatgtacgacgcggcgacgatgaccgttcatgtccaggaccagagaacaagacctatttccctccggcgttgggtaagacagggagatgtatcatcatcatcattccagcctattgtagtccactgctggacataggcttccacaagttcgcgccaaaaatgcgtgaactcatgcgtgttgcccataatcaccacgctaggcaggcgggttggtgaccgcagggctggctttgtcgcaccgaagacactacTGCCCAtattcggcctgtgtgtttcaaagccagcggttagatggttatcccgccatcgatcggcttcttaagttccaaggtggtagtggaaccttgttatcccttagtcgcctcttacgacacccacgggaagagaggggattggctatattctttggtgccgtagccacacagcacagggagatgtaatatcactgaaactgtttaccactgcgctggaggatgtctttaagaccttggattggggggaacgaggcaacaacgtcaacggtgaattcatctctcaccttcatttcaccgacgatatcgtcatcttcgcggagacgttggatgagttaggccaaatgctagccggcCTAAACGaatcctcccgacgtgtcggtctctgtatgaactccgacaaaacgaaagttatgtttaacaaccaagtcataccgcgGCCGGTATCGGTAGATGGTGCCCTTCTCgaggttgttcaggattatatttacctaggccatactatccaactaggctgcaacaacttcgagaaggaggccgataggaggactCGGtcgggctgggcggcgtttggcaggcttcgtcgagtcttcacttcgaaaattctgcaatgcttgaagacaaaagtcttcgagcaatgcttgtgcctgtgttaacataaggagccgagacgtggacactgacgaagggactggtccacgaGTTTAAAGTCTCTCACGTGTcacgctcaacgtgcaatggaacgggctatgcttggggtctctctcaaagataggattagaaatgagactatttgcgagagaacgaaagtaatcgacatagcccacagaattagcaagttgaagtggcagtgggctggtcatctgtgtcgcaggaccgatggccgttggagcagacgggtcctggagtggagaccgcgtcttagcaaatgcagtgtgggacgccctccggcacgtcggaccgacgatctacgtatgattgccggtgtaggctggatgaggattgcggaaaaccgggatgtctggcgcgaacttggggaggcctatttccagcagtggactgcactATGCTGAACTGAACTGATTATATCAGTTATTtacattagtatagatataggtAATAGTTATTCGTGGGTTATTGattaattgattataataaatattgtgctttaaatttatatcgtTAAGTCGTTAAGTACACGTTTGAGTGCACTTCACTAAAGTATTTTACATGAttttgtagataaaaaaaaaccttaaccttaataaataatgaaaatgtgaaatttatcaatttaaataataataaccttaAGAAGCTTGAaactaacaatttatttaagtaataacagttttttttttacataaacaatattttctccTTATAATTATTGTAGGTAAGCACACGGTTCtacgaaaaatattatcatactttttcagtattttaaataattaaaaccgattattatctatatttatatattttaaatgttatcgtGTTATTATTAGGAATATTCTTTACTTTGTTATTGCTTGACTTTTCGACGAATTAACATCCGTGGCCGTGAGGTGACTCAGCTAAAGCTGGTTACATACGTACTATGGGTAATATAACCGCGATAAGACTCATAAATCATAATACCAGTACAAGAAAGTGACAAACGTAACTAGGTATAGTTGAAAGACATAATTATCTACTTAAACTGCTTTAGATCGATcttgtaaatatttactgtctagtaatgtctataaaaaaaaaaaattcacatttGAGAACCAATGAGGACTATTTGGAACTATAATTCTTTATGTCTACTGTGTCATTCATTATTGTGGTTCAAtggtgttaaataatataatgtacagttttaactGCAatgtttaaaacataataatatgcatTACAACAGACCAGATATTACTCTTCACGacaaacgaaacaaaacagTCTATCTAATAGACATTGCTATCCCTAACACCTGCTGCTgcctgtgctgtgtggctacggcactaaagaatttagccaccccctctcttctcgtgggtgtcgtaagaggcgactaagagataacaaggttccacaaccaccttgggacttaagaagccgaccgatggcgggataaccatccaactactggctttgaaatacacaggacgaagacgggcagcagcgtcttcggtgcgacaaagccagtactgcggtcaccaacccgcctgcccagcgtggtgactatgggcaaaacacataagttcacgttatttttggcgtaaacttgtggaggcctatgtccagcagtggactgtttatgctgtaatgaatgaatccCTAACACCCACAATATTCAAACAACCATATCGGACAAACTAACAAAGTACCAGGACCTCGCATAGAAATTAAAACACAGTGGAATGCAGATACTGTTCATATTGTTCCCATTGTACTCTCTGCAACTGGAATCATACCTAAAACTCTTACTAACAGCTTAAAAATTCTAAACATGTCTACCAATCTAACATACACCTTACAAAAAGCAACAGTTCTCAACATTTGCCGTATCACTCGAAAATTTCTGACAGCCTCAACAATCACCTCCAACGCAGAACCATCTGCCATACTTGGTTAAGGCCTGTATGGCAGATTATTACCTTCTCTTAACAAgagaagagaaaaagaaaataataataataactctttattgtacaccaagagtgagcaaaatgacaaaaaataaaaacaggagataagtacaaaaggcggccttatcgctaatgagcgatctcttccggGCAACCTTTGCGcagaggaaatggtatatatatagatgGTTTAGGTGTAcactaaaaaaaagaataattaaaataaagtatatgtacgtacatggcatatatatatggaaagttgtaatagacatacatagacgtatataaagttaatgaattattatgatAAGATTCAAAGTGAGGACAGGAGATAATATGTGACTAGATAGAAGGATTACAATTGAAGGAAATAGTGTTTTACAGACTTCTTGAAAATTGGAAGGGATTCAACGCGTCTGATGGGCAAAGGTAGGGAGTTACAAAGCCGAGCAGCTTGGACAGTAAATGATTTAGTATAGAAAGTAGTGGAGTGGGGAGGcattttaagaagtaaactatCATCAGAGCGAAGGCTTCGCTCATGAGACTCACTGAGATACTGAAAACGTTCACGTAGGTAAGAAGGAGTTGCAGGATTAAATAGTATGCAATATAACaaagtatgtgagtattcctgcgaaggtgaattgggagccacttgagttttttgcgaaaattAGAAATGTAATCATATTTGCGAAGGCCAAATATGAAACGGATACATAAATTCTGAATgcgctcaagtttattaagtTGCTCCTCAGTAATATCAAGATAAGCAGTGCCAGCATATTCAAGCAAAGATAAGAGGATGCTATGTGCAAGTGCAATTTTGGTGGAAGTATGAAGAAAATTCTGCAGCCTGCGGAGTGATCCTACTTTTCGACTTAATTCACACATCTGTGGACACTAAGAGAGATTTTGATCCAATATAAACACCCAAGTTAGTCACTTTATCGCTGTATGTGATTTCAACGCCATCAAAAATTATAGGAGGTAGTTGTGATTTATTAATGCGAGAAATTAATTTAGAGCTTCCTATTATAATTGCTTGCGTTTTCCCTGGATTGACCGTTAAACCAAAGGATTTACTCCAATTAGCAACTCGTAGTAAATCACCATTGATAATAGAGACAGTTCGTGGTAATTCTTCAATAGTACAGTGTGTGTAGATTAGGAGATCGTCAGCATAAAGATGGTAGAGAGTAAACTTTGCTGATGGAATTGATGAAGATAGAAAATAAGAGAGAGGAaagcacgccaccttgcggccCGCCAGCACTGACCGCACTCCAATTAGAAAAGGAGTCGTTAACCCTGACTCGTTGCCGGCGACCTCGcaaataattttgaaa
Proteins encoded:
- the LOC123654307 gene encoding PDZ domain-containing protein GIPC3, whose translation is MSLFKKKTPKYSAPPVPPPPAEEVQNHQSNGVDNNNGAQKSQLVFHCQQAQGSPLGLISGFSNVKELYQKIAECYDFPPEDILFCTLNTHKVDMKKLLGGQIGLEDFIFAHRKGRPKEIEIVKTEDALGLTITDNGAGYAFIKRIKEGSIVSRIPHIEVGDHIERLNEENMVGKRHYEVAKILKDIPKGTTFTIRLVEPLKSGFGSIGPKSGSARSGRKPTYGSGKETLRFKANGPATIENEHDEASKAGIDKINALLESFMGINDTELATQMWDLANGKTNSMQLADAIDNSDLQEFGFTDEFIIELWGVITDARSGRLY